One genomic window of Arcobacter lacus includes the following:
- the rplV gene encoding 50S ribosomal protein L22 produces the protein MAKAILKFIRVSPIKARLIAREVQGMNAEYAIASLQFTPNKAAGIISKVIASAVANAGLDPVDAVITSARVDKGPVLKRFTPRARGSASPKHKPTAHIMIEVAAATKGDK, from the coding sequence ATGGCTAAAGCAATATTAAAATTTATTAGAGTTTCTCCTATTAAAGCAAGACTTATTGCAAGAGAAGTTCAAGGAATGAATGCAGAGTATGCTATTGCATCTTTACAATTCACTCCAAATAAAGCTGCTGGAATTATCTCTAAAGTTATAGCATCTGCTGTTGCAAATGCAGGTTTAGATCCAGTTGATGCAGTTATTACATCAGCTAGAGTTGATAAAGGTCCAGTTCTAAAAAGATTTACTCCAAGAGCAAGAGGTTCAGCTTCACCAAAGCATAAACCAACTGCACATATTATGATTGAAGTAGCTGCTGCAACTAAAGGAGACAAATAA
- the rpsS gene encoding 30S ribosomal protein S19: MARSIKKGPFVDAHLMKKVLSANSTNDKKPIKTWSRRSTVLPDMIGITFNVHNGRNFVPVLITENHVGYKLGEFAPTRTFKGHKGSVQRKA; encoded by the coding sequence ATGGCAAGATCGATAAAAAAAGGACCATTTGTAGACGCACACCTAATGAAAAAAGTTCTTAGTGCAAATAGTACTAATGATAAAAAACCAATTAAAACTTGGTCAAGAAGATCAACTGTATTACCAGATATGATTGGAATAACTTTTAATGTGCACAATGGAAGAAACTTTGTTCCTGTATTAATTACAGAGAACCATGTTGGATATAAATTAGGTGAGTTTGCACCAACTAGAACATTTAAGGGCCATAAAGGTTCTGTTCAAAGAAAGGCATAA
- the rplB gene encoding 50S ribosomal protein L2, which produces MAIKKFRPITPARRFMSVMDTSDITSKPTVRSLLVRVKAAAGRNNNGRITSRHKEAGAKKLYRIIDFKRNKFGIEGTVATVEYDPYRNCRICLVSYLDGDKRYIIQPSGLKIGDKVQAAESGLDILPGNAMQLSNIPVGTMVHNIELKPGKGAQIARAAGGYAQIMGREDKYVILRLPSGEMRKILGVCMATVGVVGNEDYTNMVVGKAGRSRHLGIRPQTRGSAMNPIDHPHGGGEGKTNSGRHPVTPWGMPTKGYKTRKKKASDKLIISKRKK; this is translated from the coding sequence ATGGCAATTAAAAAATTTAGACCAATAACTCCTGCAAGAAGATTTATGTCTGTAATGGATACTTCTGATATTACTTCAAAACCAACAGTTAGATCTTTACTTGTAAGAGTAAAAGCAGCAGCTGGTAGAAATAATAACGGTAGAATTACATCAAGACACAAAGAAGCAGGTGCTAAAAAATTATACAGAATTATTGATTTTAAAAGAAATAAATTCGGTATTGAAGGTACAGTAGCAACTGTTGAATATGATCCATATAGAAACTGCAGAATTTGTTTAGTTTCATATTTAGATGGTGATAAAAGATATATTATTCAACCTTCTGGATTAAAAATTGGTGATAAAGTTCAAGCTGCTGAATCAGGATTAGATATTTTACCTGGAAATGCAATGCAATTAAGTAATATTCCTGTTGGAACTATGGTTCATAATATTGAATTAAAACCAGGAAAAGGTGCTCAAATTGCTAGAGCTGCTGGTGGATATGCTCAAATTATGGGTAGAGAAGACAAATATGTTATCTTAAGATTACCTTCTGGTGAAATGAGAAAAATTCTTGGTGTTTGTATGGCTACAGTTGGTGTAGTTGGAAATGAAGATTATACAAATATGGTTGTTGGTAAAGCTGGTAGAAGTAGACACCTTGGTATTAGACCTCAAACAAGAGGATCTGCAATGAACCCTATAGATCACCCACACGGTGGAGGGGAAGGTAAAACTAACTCTGGTAGACATCCTGTTACTCCATGGGGTATGCCAACTAAAGGTTATAAAACTAGAAAGAAAAAAGCTAGTGACAAACTAATCATTTCAAAAAGAAAGAAGTAA
- a CDS encoding 50S ribosomal protein L23, translating into MADITDIKAILYTEKTIELQENGVIVVQTSPRMTKSGLKEVFKEYFGVTPSKVNSLRQDGKVKRFRGKIGKRADFKKFYVTLPEGAAIANLSA; encoded by the coding sequence ATGGCAGATATTACAGATATTAAAGCAATATTATATACAGAAAAAACAATTGAGCTTCAAGAAAATGGTGTAATCGTTGTTCAAACTAGTCCAAGAATGACTAAAAGCGGTTTAAAAGAAGTATTTAAAGAGTATTTTGGAGTAACACCTTCAAAAGTTAATTCTTTAAGACAAGATGGTAAAGTTAAAAGATTTAGAGGGAAAATTGGTAAAAGAGCTGATTTCAAGAAATTCTATGTAACATTACCAGAGGGCGCAGCTATTGCGAACCTATCAGCTTAA
- the rplD gene encoding 50S ribosomal protein L4 → MSKAIVLNEKFENNGEVVLPASYEEINSHNLYLYVKSYLASLRANTARAKTRAEVSGGGKKPKAQKGSGAARWGSKRSPLFVGGGQAFGPTKRNYNQKVNKKQKALALKYALNAQANNGSLFVVDSLKIESGKTKEAVAVLSKINKRDTLIVCDVIDEKTYLAFRNIKNCYMVEKQEVNAYLIAVYHSVLIEKSVLDALTKEA, encoded by the coding sequence ATGAGCAAAGCTATAGTATTAAATGAAAAATTTGAAAATAATGGTGAAGTAGTTTTACCAGCAAGTTATGAAGAGATTAACTCTCACAACTTATATTTATATGTAAAATCATATTTAGCTTCATTAAGAGCAAACACTGCAAGAGCTAAAACTAGAGCAGAAGTAAGTGGTGGTGGTAAAAAACCTAAAGCACAAAAAGGTTCTGGAGCAGCTAGATGGGGTTCAAAAAGATCACCATTATTTGTTGGTGGAGGACAAGCATTTGGTCCTACAAAAAGAAACTATAACCAAAAAGTAAATAAAAAACAAAAAGCTTTAGCATTAAAATATGCTTTAAATGCACAAGCTAATAATGGTTCGTTATTTGTTGTTGATTCATTAAAAATTGAATCAGGTAAAACAAAAGAAGCAGTTGCAGTTTTAAGTAAAATAAATAAGAGAGATACATTAATAGTATGTGATGTTATTGATGAAAAAACTTATTTAGCATTTAGAAATATTAAAAACTGTTATATGGTTGAAAAGCAAGAAGTTAACGCTTATTTAATTGCTGTTTACCACTCAGTACTAATTGAAAAATCAGTACTTGATGCATTAACAAAAGAGGCTTAA
- the rplC gene encoding 50S ribosomal protein L3 translates to MEFIVQKIGMSRTVSVPSTAVTLLRVLDTKVCEVTEGVALVSYSNGKKFNKAIEGQQKKFNLSKEFNRFATITVANAEAGDLDVSGLGEAKVVKSTFKTKGRGFSGAVKRWNFAGGRASHGHRMGKRTGSIGNCEWPGRVQPGKKMPGQYGNTNVSVKNEIISFDAETGILVLKGSVSGANGSLGKIKVAK, encoded by the coding sequence ATGGAATTTATAGTTCAAAAAATCGGTATGAGTAGAACAGTTTCTGTTCCAAGTACAGCTGTTACACTTTTAAGAGTTCTTGATACAAAAGTATGTGAAGTAACTGAAGGTGTAGCACTAGTTTCTTATAGCAATGGTAAAAAATTTAACAAAGCTATTGAAGGTCAACAAAAAAAATTCAACTTATCTAAAGAGTTTAATAGATTTGCAACAATTACTGTAGCAAATGCTGAAGCTGGTGATTTAGATGTTTCTGGATTAGGTGAAGCTAAAGTAGTAAAATCAACTTTTAAAACAAAAGGTAGAGGTTTCTCTGGTGCTGTTAAAAGATGGAATTTTGCTGGTGGTAGAGCATCTCATGGTCACAGAATGGGTAAAAGAACTGGTTCAATCGGTAACTGCGAATGGCCAGGAAGAGTTCAGCCAGGTAAAAAAATGCCAGGGCAATACGGAAATACAAATGTATCTGTAAAAAATGAAATTATTTCATTTGATGCTGAAACAGGAATTTTAGTTTTAAAAGGTTCAGTATCTGGTGCAAATGGTTCATTAGGAAAAATAAAGGTTGCTAAATGA
- the rpsJ gene encoding 30S ribosomal protein S10, translating into MEKIRLKLKAYDHRVLDRSVASIVEAVKRTGADLRGPIPLPTKIRRYTVIKGPHVNKDSREQFEIRVHSRIIDIIVATPETVDSLMKLDLAPEVDVEVRSMGQE; encoded by the coding sequence ATGGAAAAAATCAGATTAAAGCTTAAAGCTTATGATCATAGAGTTTTAGACAGAAGTGTTGCTTCAATTGTTGAAGCCGTAAAAAGAACTGGTGCTGATTTAAGAGGTCCAATCCCTCTTCCAACAAAAATCAGAAGATACACAGTTATTAAAGGTCCTCACGTAAATAAAGATTCAAGAGAACAATTTGAAATCAGAGTTCATTCAAGAATTATTGATATCATAGTTGCAACTCCTGAAACAGTAGATTCATTAATGAAACTTGACTTAGCTCCTGAAGTTGATGTTGAAGTTAGATCAATGGGTCAAGAATAA
- a CDS encoding ABC transporter permease gives MKNQIKNFFSNNFVYKGKEKLSKLTILSLIILNILVLFILDKGIDFQTRVLNNPMTKFPYDCRDIFTYNLNVDDFNNYIYNAQNYNSKYQNIKDLELDSRCSLIFEKINSIKKNIDIKSLKKKNDELSNKSYELNNQISYLKENYNTLLFEKISNQEVDKSIVEGNLTAQNIKEKYENLSLELEKIIKEKDDLSNKFKEENLVNDLSSYINSNKTSVLNDIKKVEKYYSIKYEFVILLFLIPLVLIFFYLMKNYLKKDKYVLYIIYKNILVVTMIPTLISIFSLINIFIPKIFLEKLLMFFYNLEVPFIVYYFAIAIAILLFIFIIIRIQKRFKEENEKLKNNKISMYDSYNKNICNICGNKVDYIFMNYCPCCKNQLKIECKICNKQTISVLDFCMNCGNNIKE, from the coding sequence TTGAAAAATCAAATTAAGAATTTCTTTTCAAACAATTTTGTTTATAAAGGAAAAGAAAAACTCTCAAAACTTACTATTTTGTCTTTAATTATTTTAAATATTTTAGTTTTATTTATTCTTGATAAAGGAATAGATTTTCAAACAAGAGTTTTAAATAATCCAATGACAAAATTCCCATACGATTGTAGAGATATTTTTACTTACAATTTAAATGTAGATGACTTTAACAACTATATTTACAATGCTCAAAATTATAATTCGAAGTATCAAAATATTAAAGATTTGGAATTAGATAGTAGATGTAGCTTAATATTTGAAAAAATAAATTCAATTAAAAAGAATATAGATATTAAAAGTTTAAAAAAGAAAAACGATGAGTTATCAAATAAATCTTATGAATTAAATAATCAAATATCATATTTAAAAGAAAATTATAATACTTTATTATTTGAAAAAATCAGTAATCAAGAAGTAGATAAATCTATTGTTGAAGGTAATTTAACAGCTCAAAATATCAAAGAAAAATATGAAAATCTATCATTAGAATTAGAAAAAATAATTAAAGAAAAAGATGATTTATCTAATAAATTTAAAGAAGAAAATTTAGTAAATGATTTAAGTTCTTACATAAATTCAAACAAAACTTCAGTATTAAATGATATTAAAAAAGTTGAAAAATATTATTCAATTAAATATGAGTTTGTAATTTTATTATTTTTAATCCCTTTAGTTTTAATCTTCTTTTATCTAATGAAAAACTATTTAAAAAAAGATAAATATGTTTTATACATCATATATAAAAACATTTTAGTTGTTACTATGATACCAACTTTAATTTCTATTTTTAGTTTGATAAATATATTTATTCCAAAGATATTTTTAGAAAAACTTTTGATGTTTTTTTATAACTTAGAAGTGCCTTTTATTGTCTATTATTTTGCTATAGCAATTGCAATCTTATTATTTATTTTTATTATAATTAGAATACAAAAAAGATTTAAAGAAGAAAATGAAAAATTAAAAAATAACAAAATATCAATGTATGATTCTTATAATAAAAACATTTGTAATATTTGTGGAAATAAAGTTGATTATATTTTTATGAATTATTGTCCTTGTTGTAAAAATCAGTTAAAAATTGAATGTAAAATATGTAATAAGCAGACCATAAGTGTATTAGATTTTTGCATGAATTGTGGAAATAACATTAAAGAGTAA
- a CDS encoding HIT family protein, with protein MEHLYAPWRYEYVSEDKIEGCVFCHIGKNLKDEKLQVIFSDEYCYVVMNKYPYSPGHIMVIPYFHTCNIEDLDENVWLKVSIRVRQAVKLLKEVMPCEGCNIGMNLGRAAGAGIEQHVHYHILPRWIGDTNFISTIGGTRVYPASFDEIFKKLKDNASKYFV; from the coding sequence ATGGAACACCTTTATGCACCTTGGCGATATGAATATGTAAGCGAAGATAAAATAGAAGGTTGTGTTTTTTGTCATATTGGAAAAAACTTAAAGGATGAAAAACTACAAGTAATATTTAGTGATGAATATTGTTATGTTGTTATGAATAAATATCCGTATAGTCCAGGTCATATTATGGTTATTCCTTATTTTCATACTTGTAATATCGAAGATTTGGATGAAAATGTTTGGTTAAAAGTAAGTATTAGAGTAAGACAGGCTGTTAAGCTTTTAAAAGAAGTTATGCCTTGTGAAGGTTGTAATATTGGAATGAATCTTGGACGTGCAGCAGGTGCTGGAATAGAACAACACGTTCATTATCATATTTTACCAAGATGGATTGGTGATACAAATTTTATAAGTACGATTGGTGGAACTAGAGTTTATCCTGCTTCTTTTGATGAAATATTTAAAAAACTAAAAGATAACGCTTCTAAATATTTTGTATAA
- a CDS encoding Mur ligase family protein, whose amino-acid sequence MEYINIITHIVLIMSLGWYLITNLQWYNYKLDRVIFKHHKWQWHITYFLSPIVLFYIIPEPYFTIYFFLVFLTSFVLWNKKLDRGLVLTSRVKRFLVILLLSAFAIISLCLSNPNCTNLFIFTPLLLAYIFSTLLEKLFFISFKHKGKKRVKSIKDLKIVEITASFGKTSIKNYLYHILKNKYKVYKTPRSVNTIAGIVLDVNKDLPADTQIYIAEAGARVKGDIEEITMFLEPQICVIGSVGEQHIEYFKTLENIINTKMEILKSPNMKMGFVHESVPISNSQNITKFPNSLHIVKSNLDGIWFDVEVSGNIEHFYAPILGSFNAINLTAVILVAHYLGMDILEIKAALTTLPQVEHRLQKIEANGKIIVDDSFNGNLEGMLEAVNICSSYEGRKVIITPGLVESTDEANILLAKAIDENFDYVILTGSLNTQLLKTNINENKVYILKDKSKMQEVLAELTRTGDLILFANDAPNFI is encoded by the coding sequence ATGGAATATATTAATATAATCACACACATTGTTTTAATAATGAGTTTAGGTTGGTATTTGATAACTAATCTACAATGGTACAATTATAAATTAGATAGAGTTATCTTTAAACATCATAAATGGCAATGGCATATCACATACTTTCTTTCTCCTATTGTTTTATTTTATATCATTCCTGAGCCTTATTTTACTATTTATTTTTTTCTAGTATTTTTGACAAGTTTTGTTTTATGGAATAAAAAATTAGATCGTGGATTAGTTTTAACTTCAAGAGTTAAAAGATTTTTAGTGATTTTATTGTTGAGTGCATTTGCTATAATTTCTCTTTGTTTATCTAATCCAAATTGTACAAATTTATTTATTTTTACTCCATTACTTTTGGCTTATATTTTTTCTACACTATTAGAAAAACTGTTTTTTATCTCTTTTAAGCACAAAGGTAAAAAAAGAGTAAAAAGTATAAAAGATTTAAAAATAGTAGAAATCACTGCATCTTTTGGTAAAACTTCAATTAAAAATTATCTTTATCATATTTTGAAAAATAAATATAAAGTTTATAAAACACCAAGAAGTGTAAATACTATTGCAGGAATAGTTCTTGATGTAAATAAAGATTTACCAGCTGATACTCAAATTTATATAGCAGAAGCAGGGGCTAGAGTAAAAGGTGATATTGAAGAAATAACTATGTTTTTAGAACCTCAAATTTGTGTTATTGGAAGTGTAGGAGAACAACATATTGAGTATTTTAAAACTTTAGAAAATATCATAAATACAAAAATGGAGATTTTAAAATCTCCAAATATGAAAATGGGATTTGTACATGAATCAGTTCCAATTTCAAATAGTCAAAATATCACAAAATTCCCAAATAGTTTACATATAGTAAAAAGTAATTTAGATGGTATTTGGTTTGATGTTGAAGTTAGTGGAAATATTGAACATTTTTATGCACCAATTTTAGGAAGTTTTAATGCTATAAATTTAACAGCTGTTATTTTAGTTGCACATTATCTAGGAATGGATATTTTAGAGATAAAAGCAGCACTTACAACTTTACCTCAAGTTGAACATAGGTTGCAAAAAATAGAAGCAAACGGAAAAATTATCGTAGATGACTCTTTTAATGGAAATCTTGAAGGAATGCTTGAAGCTGTAAATATCTGTTCAAGTTATGAAGGTAGAAAAGTTATCATAACTCCTGGGCTTGTAGAATCAACTGACGAAGCAAATATACTTTTAGCAAAAGCAATAGATGAAAATTTTGATTATGTTATTTTGACTGGAAGTTTAAATACTCAACTTTTAAAAACAAATATAAATGAAAATAAAGTCTATATTTTAAAAGATAAATCAAAAATGCAAGAAGTTTTAGCAGAACTCACAAGAACTGGTGATTTAATTTTATTTGCAAACGATGCACCAAATTTTATATAA
- a CDS encoding alpha/beta fold hydrolase, producing MAIKNIVIDNKIFDISYEIINPSATKDIIFLHGWGSNKDIMKSAFSRYLKDFRHIYIDLPGFGKSPNEYVLTTNDYVNITSEFLKLLHSSKEFIAGHSYGGKVATLLNPQNLVLLSSAGILEEKPFDVKLKIFFAKVLNFLGLKNITKRFRSKDVDKMSENMYATFKNVVNEDFSSHFSDFSNKAFIFWGKDDKATSLESGQKIANLIKKSTFEAFEGDHYFFIKKAKNICERIENGIY from the coding sequence TTGGCAATCAAAAATATAGTTATTGATAATAAAATTTTTGATATTTCTTACGAGATTATAAATCCAAGTGCAACAAAGGATATAATCTTTCTTCATGGCTGGGGTTCAAATAAAGATATTATGAAAAGTGCATTTTCTAGATATCTAAAAGATTTTAGACATATTTATATTGATTTACCAGGTTTTGGAAAAAGTCCAAATGAATATGTTTTAACTACAAATGATTATGTAAATATAACTTCAGAATTTTTAAAACTTCTTCACTCTTCTAAAGAGTTTATAGCAGGACACTCTTATGGTGGAAAAGTAGCAACTTTACTTAATCCACAAAATCTTGTACTTTTAAGCAGTGCTGGAATTTTAGAGGAAAAACCTTTTGATGTGAAACTAAAAATCTTTTTTGCAAAAGTTTTAAATTTTTTAGGTTTAAAAAATATAACAAAAAGATTTAGAAGTAAAGATGTAGATAAAATGAGTGAAAATATGTATGCAACTTTTAAAAATGTTGTAAATGAAGATTTTTCTTCTCATTTTTCAGATTTTTCAAATAAGGCTTTTATTTTTTGGGGGAAAGATGATAAAGCAACTTCTTTAGAATCTGGACAAAAAATAGCAAATTTGATAAAAAAATCTACTTTTGAAGCTTTTGAAGGGGATCATTACTTTTTTATAAAAAAAGCAAAAAATATTTGTGAAAGAATAGAAAATGGAATATATTAA
- a CDS encoding D-alanine--D-alanine ligase translates to MKVAVVFGGISFEHEISIVSSIALKDVLKKDELIYLFLDSSRQMYHIPTNIIKSKLFSSGEYKKFDKVYFQKGGFYKKGGVFSKDKNIDFDVVLNLSHGGDGEDGILSSVLDFYSIPFIAPRTEACVVSSNKFLTKGYAKSVNVNTLDYKYFTKDDKIEVDSFPVILKPVKLGSSIGVAIVKSQEELQYALDVAFEFDDAIIIEPFISGVKEYNLAGTKVNGEFKFSIIEEPQKAEFLDFDKKYLDFSRTSKAKEVDLGEKLNNEIKESFKRLYNTLFEGSIIRCDFFVINDEIYLNEINSIPGSMANYLFEDFQSLFDQVAKNLPRKKHIPITYEYVNKIHSAKGK, encoded by the coding sequence ATGAAAGTAGCAGTAGTTTTTGGTGGAATAAGTTTTGAACATGAAATTTCGATAGTAAGTTCAATTGCATTAAAAGATGTTTTAAAAAAAGATGAATTAATCTATTTATTTTTAGACTCTTCAAGACAGATGTATCATATTCCGACAAATATTATAAAATCAAAACTTTTTAGCAGTGGTGAATACAAAAAATTTGATAAAGTTTATTTTCAAAAAGGTGGTTTTTATAAAAAAGGTGGAGTTTTTTCAAAAGATAAAAATATAGATTTTGATGTTGTTTTAAATCTTTCTCATGGTGGAGATGGAGAAGATGGTATTTTATCTTCTGTTTTAGATTTTTATTCTATTCCTTTTATTGCTCCAAGAACAGAAGCTTGTGTTGTTAGTTCAAACAAATTTTTGACAAAAGGTTATGCAAAAAGCGTTAATGTTAATACTTTAGATTACAAATATTTTACAAAAGATGACAAAATTGAAGTAGATAGTTTCCCTGTTATTTTAAAACCTGTAAAACTGGGAAGTTCAATTGGTGTAGCAATAGTTAAATCTCAAGAAGAACTTCAATATGCTTTAGATGTTGCTTTTGAATTTGATGATGCAATTATAATTGAACCTTTTATTAGTGGAGTAAAAGAGTATAACTTAGCTGGAACAAAAGTAAATGGAGAGTTTAAATTTTCAATTATTGAAGAGCCACAAAAAGCTGAATTTTTAGATTTTGATAAAAAATATTTAGACTTTTCAAGAACATCAAAAGCAAAAGAGGTTGATTTAGGTGAGAAGCTAAATAACGAAATAAAAGAGTCATTTAAAAGACTTTATAATACACTGTTTGAAGGTTCAATCATAAGATGTGATTTTTTTGTGATTAATGATGAGATTTATTTAAATGAAATCAACTCAATTCCTGGATCTATGGCAAACTATTTATTTGAAGATTTTCAATCTTTATTTGATCAAGTAGCAAAAAATCTTCCTAGAAAAAAACATATTCCAATAACTTACGAGTATGTAAATAAAATTCATTCAGCTAAAGGAAAATAA
- the ruvA gene encoding Holliday junction branch migration protein RuvA: MIVGLIGKITKKEPTLLNVNVNGVIYEVFVSLNCSSKIVSDDVNLEITHIIREDAQSLYGFLDSNEKKLFDTVIKINGVGPKVALAICSTFTPTSFAQIVSSNDVSMLKRVPGIGPKGASRILVELSGFIIDSNDETGGSSSALEAALALESLGFKKDLVSSVLKTCVSSNTSDLVKEALKKLQK; the protein is encoded by the coding sequence ATGATAGTAGGACTTATAGGAAAAATAACAAAAAAAGAGCCAACACTGTTAAATGTAAATGTAAATGGAGTTATTTATGAGGTTTTTGTTTCATTAAACTGTAGTTCAAAGATTGTTTCAGATGATGTAAACTTAGAAATAACGCATATCATAAGAGAAGATGCTCAAAGTTTATATGGCTTTTTGGATTCAAATGAAAAAAAACTTTTCGATACAGTTATCAAAATAAATGGTGTTGGACCTAAAGTTGCACTTGCAATTTGTTCTACTTTTACACCAACATCATTTGCACAAATAGTAAGTTCAAATGACGTTTCTATGCTCAAAAGAGTTCCAGGAATTGGACCTAAAGGTGCTAGTAGAATTTTAGTAGAATTATCTGGATTTATTATTGATTCAAATGATGAAACAGGTGGTTCATCTTCAGCTTTAGAAGCTGCCTTAGCTTTAGAATCTTTAGGATTTAAAAAAGATTTAGTATCAAGTGTATTAAAAACTTGTGTTAGCTCAAATACAAGTGATTTAGTAAAAGAAGCATTAAAAAAATTACAAAAATAG